The Setaria italica strain Yugu1 chromosome VIII, Setaria_italica_v2.0, whole genome shotgun sequence genome includes the window CTCCGTCACGGGCACGACACGTGTCGCCGGTGGTGCCGAAATATATGAGGCTAGCGCGATACGATAACGTTGCTCAGGGAGCGACTCTATCCTGCGTGCGTCGCTGGAGGAAGAAATGGTAAAATAGGAAGCCCGGTTCTGCATGCGTTGCCGGAATGTTCCTTGGCGCATCATATTCTAATTTTGATCtagcttttttgaaaaaaaatccattgTATCTAGCTTTAATTAGGATGTGTCTTTCAATCTTTGACTGGCCTCGTACCTCAGCATACAAGAGCACCTTCAACCAGGATCTATGTAGCTAACTAACCGGAAAGTTTTGCTAGCTCCACCTTTTAGCAGAGGCTATAGCCTACATGTTCATGCATGTACGAGTCTTGCATCCGGTTTATGACCAAAGGAGCACGCGCTGTGACATTTTCTACTTAGCTAGCTGTCTTGCACTGCACCTTCAAACAATAAAGCCACCCCTTGGACACACCTACAGCCATCCATGGATGACGTCGGCGACGAGCTCTGGATCGATAAGCTTGGACAGTCatgcccatgcatgcatgcattcgcTCTGCACGTTCACTTCCCCTGTTTCTTCATCCTGAAAAGTCGCGAGCTCCCTGTTTTCCCATGCATTCCACGGCGCACAAGAAAACACACTTCACCTACTCCTACCTTAGCTGCATCTATCTGTGAGCTCGTGTGCCAAAACAAACCCTATATATAGACCTCCCCAACGCCTTCAAGTTCCAACACCATCATACAACATCCAGAACCATCCCACTGCAAACCTCCGCCATGGCGTTCCGACGCCCTCTCGCTCTCCACCCGCTCGTGATCGCCTTCGTGCTTGTCTCCtgtctcgccggcgccgccacggcgAAGCAGACGGGCCAGCTGACCGTGTTCTGGGGCCAGAACGCCGGCGAGGGCACGCTGCGCGAGGCCTGCGACACGGGGCTCTACTCCACCGTCGTCATCTCCTTCTACAGCGTCTTCGGGCACGGCCGCTACTGGGGCGACCTCTCCGGCCACCCTCTCGCCGGCGTCGGTGCCGACATCAAGCACTGCCAGTCCAGGAACATCCTCGTCCTCCTCTCCATCGGCGGGCCCGGGAACGGCTACTCCCTcccgtcctccgcctccgccgcagccGTCGCCGACAACCTCTGGAACGCGCACCTCGGCGGGCGCCGGAACGGCGTGTATCGCCCGttcggcgacgccgccgtcgacggcaTCGACTTCTACATCGACCAGGGCGCCCCCGACCACTACGACGAGCTGGCCAGGCGCCTTGACGGGTACAACCGGTTCTACCGCGGCCGGAAGGGTGTGCGCctgacggcgacgccgcggtgCGGGTTCCCCGACCGCCGCCTGGGGGCGGCGCTCCGGACGGGGCTGTTCGAGCGCATCCACGTCAGGTTCTACGGCAACGACACATGCTCGCTGGGGAAGGGCGGGACGTACGGCGTGGTAGGGCAGTGGGAGAAGTGGACGGCGGCGTTTCCGAGGACGCAGGTGTACCTGGGCCTCGCGCCGGCGGAGAGCGGCGTGCCGGAGGGGGCGCAGGGCACCGTCGCCGTTTACCTCAAGTACCTGTACTACGACCTGCTGCCCAAGGTGCAGAAGGCGAACAACTATGGCGGGGTCATGGTCTGGGACAGGTTCGCCGACAAGAAGACACGCTGGAGCGGCGTCGTCAAGGGATGGGCCTGATCGTATATATCGCTGGTCTACAGCTACGGATCGGAGTATATACTACCGTGTATGCGTGTGTACGAATAAAACGGCATCCCTATGGTAATGATATGGATGCGAACTGAAGTTGTTTGTTGTTCTAGTCAATGAAATAAGGAATATGATCACTTCTCCTACGACTTTTGCCCGAATAATTTCTGTTCCGTCGTCCTTAAACAAGCTAAGGGACTAAAAGCTCGAAGATGTTTTTCATGGATAGGGCTGAGACAACAGAGTTTTTGACCAAACATTAATTAAGCTATTATATTCTCAAAAGTATCATGGCATACCaatgttaattattttttgtgctGCCACGTTGAGTACATCTTAAGCGGCGACGTGGGCCTGATTTTGGACAGAGCGACAATCTGTGAGCCGCGCGCACGCGTCGGGAGAAAAGGAACTGGTGGCCCGCAAGCGAACACCTGTGCACGTCGCCCGCCACGCGCACACGGTAGCCAGCCGACCTGGCAGCTgtcgtccaccgccgccgccacgaacGGAGGTGACAATTTGGGTTCGCCAGTGGACCCCAACGTAGGTGGGCTCAATTTGCATTGGGCCAGCGGGATTGAAGCACAGTTCACGACCGAGGTGGGCTGAATTTGCCTTGGGCCAGTACGCGATCAATAGATACTAGGTTAAACCCGCGAAACCAGAATGGCTTTTGAAAGTTTTTATTACCCAACTTCCAcggtttgagattcgtgcaacCAATATCTCACGTTGGATGCATCACTGACCTTCTCAAACCCTAGCGCCGCCCCCTGCCCACCAGCTGCCGACACCGTCGCCTCAACACGTGCACTGCTCCTGCGATGCTGGCCATCACCGTCGACCTCACCGCCACGCGCTGCGCCCATGCACCTGCGCGCCGCGCTCGGGACTGGCTTTGGTGCCGCTTGACTCACTGCGTGTATAGCCTGCAGGCATGCTGGCTCGCAAGCTAGCCCTACACCTCCTCCCCGCAGGCTCACCGGCTAGGTACTGCCGCCGCACGCACTCCCCACGCGCCGCCTGTCACCGTGGCGAAGAAGAtggcaaaaaaaattgaaatggtGATTCTTGTCTAAggaaatgttgaatgtagttTTTCAAGATGTTGAACTAGATGATGAAAAATGTTGAAGGCAATATTTTtcttacaaaaaaaaatattgaatatgatatttttggatgttgAACTAGAACCTAGTTTGTTGAAATATTGACTTAAATAGGCCTAATGTGCTTTAAAATTATGTTGGTTAACCAGCTTCCACAAATTGTATATAGGAGCCCCCGGTTAACCCCGCCTATCAACAATcatagaaaagaaagaaaaaagttgATCTTTCTGGACTTAAAGCTCTTACGTGGGCTATTTGGTGTAAACATAACTATTTGATTTTGAGGAAAGAagattcttttcttttatgcacGTCATTTTTGGGAGCATGTTAACTGTGATTTTGATCTCTGTTGCAACGTGACGATATAAGGACTGTCTCCCTTATATACCTTTGGTAAAAATGGATGGAGAAGTAATAATAGACTATGGTTTTGATTATCTTTTTTTAGTATATactgattttattttatttcctaTCAGCATTTGTTTGTGTTGAGAATAATGTAAAAAATTAGCTGgacacatttttcttttctaaaaaaatcaagTTAGTTGAATCATGCAAACGGGCATACAGACCTTTTGATCGAATTATCTTGTGTTGACATCATATATTCAAAATGGAGAGAGTACCTACTCTGCCACAGTGAAGATCTAACCACCAGATGCACTCTTCAATCTTCATCTCATTATTCCCCTGTCGGAATCAATCCTCATCGGCGTGactagggcctgtttggattgaaggtgttaaagtttaacaccctagttttaacactttttaatactttgagatccaaacagatgtgttaaaacttaggtgttaaagtttaacaggccCTTAGATGATATGCATCTTTTCTACAAGTCTTGCCAAAAACAGAACGTATTATATTACAACCGAGGGATTAGCTAGGCTTCAAGTAAATGGAAGTCCTTAATTAAGATTCACATCTTATCAGACCTGCAGGGCTCCACATATATAGGACATGAATGCACTATCTTTGTTTAGATATCCTAATAGTCTAATATTCATCTCGTCAGTCAGATCATAACCACTACCAATAAAATATGCACTACAAAGCAAAACATGACGATCTGACTTTATAGCAGCTTGTCCTTGGTACTCCAATGGCATCCCCCTCCTAATGAttccctccaccaccaccacttcaAGCCGTGGAATCTTGCAATATATTCAGATCAAAAAATATTCACACAGCACCCGGCTGAAGCAAAGGCGCAAGCCGCAAAGCAATGGATGCTGATTCGGCGACGATGGTGGCAGCGACACTAGCCATCCTTGTCGCGTTCGTCGCTTCGGTCCCCCTGCTGTACCGCCTCCTCttcaccggcgccggcgacaaGACGACGGGGAAGCCCCTGCCTCCGGGCTCCTTCGGCCTACCCGTCGTCGGGCACACGCTCAGCCTCCTGCGCGCCCTCCGCGCCAACACCGCCGAGGAATGGCTCCGCCGGCGCGCAGCGGCCTACGGCCCGGTGTCGCGGATGTCCCTATTCCGCCGCCCGACGGCCTTCCTCGTCGGCCCCGCCGCCAACAAGTTCCTCTTCACCAGCCCGGCGCTGACCACCGTGAACAGCGAGTCCTTCAGCCGCATGGTCGGCCGGCGTACGCTCCgcgacgtcgccggcgacgaccacGCCCGCGTCCGGGCCATGATGGTGCAGTTCCTCAAGCTGGATGCCATCAAGAGGCACGTCGCCGCCATGGACGCCGAGGTCCGGCGCCACCTCGACACGCACTggagcggccgcgccgccgtcgctgtgATGCCGTCGATGAAGTCGCTCACGTTCGACGTGAT containing:
- the LOC101786936 gene encoding xylanase inhibitor protein 1 — translated: MAFRRPLALHPLVIAFVLVSCLAGAATAKQTGQLTVFWGQNAGEGTLREACDTGLYSTVVISFYSVFGHGRYWGDLSGHPLAGVGADIKHCQSRNILVLLSIGGPGNGYSLPSSASAAAVADNLWNAHLGGRRNGVYRPFGDAAVDGIDFYIDQGAPDHYDELARRLDGYNRFYRGRKGVRLTATPRCGFPDRRLGAALRTGLFERIHVRFYGNDTCSLGKGGTYGVVGQWEKWTAAFPRTQVYLGLAPAESGVPEGAQGTVAVYLKYLYYDLLPKVQKANNYGGVMVWDRFADKKTRWSGVVKGWA